One sulfur-oxidizing endosymbiont of Gigantopelta aegis genomic region harbors:
- a CDS encoding TetR/AcrR family transcriptional regulator produces MHKSAKKTNQAHNTVYDQVIHTALHLFTKQGYFNTSIPDIVHSSGCSTGSIYHHFKDKEGIASALYENLLERMNSSLDEIEQKHPTSKLRCRAVIELLFHLTETEPEVMEFILYAKHKEFLPGKRPICSSKPFQKMREFVVLGVDKGEFYPMDDLIAASSLYGGALRMIYLRLDGVLNYSLMDKLEEVWKCAWRSVAIQ; encoded by the coding sequence ATGCATAAATCCGCTAAGAAAACAAATCAAGCCCATAATACAGTCTATGATCAAGTCATTCATACAGCCTTGCATTTATTTACAAAACAGGGATATTTCAACACCTCAATACCTGATATTGTTCACTCTTCTGGTTGTAGCACAGGCTCAATTTATCATCACTTCAAAGACAAAGAAGGCATTGCCAGCGCTTTGTATGAAAACTTGTTAGAACGGATGAATAGTTCACTGGATGAGATTGAACAAAAGCATCCAACATCAAAACTACGTTGCCGTGCAGTCATAGAGTTATTGTTTCATCTCACAGAAACAGAGCCTGAGGTGATGGAATTTATCCTGTATGCAAAACATAAAGAATTTTTGCCGGGCAAGCGTCCTATCTGCTCATCCAAACCTTTTCAAAAAATGCGTGAATTTGTTGTTTTAGGAGTCGACAAAGGTGAATTTTATCCAATGGATGATCTCATTGCCGCGTCATCACTTTACGGGGGCGCACTGCGTATGATTTATTTACGCTTGGATGGTGTCTTGAACTATTCATTAATGGATAAATTAGAAGAGGTTTGGAAATGTGCGTGGCGATCAGTGGCTATTCAGTGA
- a CDS encoding tetratricopeptide repeat protein, whose product MKLININKTLIIFYIGIASISVFSSRFVLATIVDSASLSSTGAITLESQNFILKSKKDIPRALWLAKSALKAGQFENVITITKQIIDKEAENIEALAFMTVAYYALNDETHYLQGVKQLNLLAPESATLHLALATLYQQQGHIDKASNLYKKILQKRALDDQSFLNASFALCQIDLNNKAYEQVIQRATIIIQAYPPLPQGYKFLAIAYNQQAKPEQSLKTYKRLLEVNPNIPLPYQELALLYVDQFKDLEQAIQYAKLAVQKFPKDPKSHDVLGWVYYNQQKFTAALRHFSKAIQQNASMPDYFYHTGLANQKMGNNSDAQSAFQHSLLLSKGKASPAFVNELKKRIQQTR is encoded by the coding sequence ATGAAACTTATAAATATTAATAAAACACTCATTATTTTTTATATTGGGATTGCATCAATCAGTGTTTTTTCAAGTCGTTTTGTGCTGGCCACAATTGTTGACTCTGCTTCTCTATCCTCTACAGGTGCAATAACTTTAGAGTCACAGAATTTTATATTAAAATCCAAAAAGGATATTCCCCGTGCTCTGTGGTTGGCTAAAAGTGCCCTGAAGGCCGGACAGTTTGAAAATGTCATAACAATCACAAAACAGATCATTGACAAAGAGGCCGAGAATATAGAAGCACTGGCTTTTATGACTGTGGCATATTATGCTCTGAATGATGAAACACATTATCTGCAGGGTGTTAAGCAACTAAATCTGCTGGCTCCTGAATCAGCCACTTTACATCTTGCATTGGCTACTCTATATCAGCAACAAGGGCACATAGATAAAGCGTCCAATCTGTATAAAAAAATTCTGCAAAAAAGAGCATTGGATGATCAGTCTTTTCTCAATGCTAGTTTTGCACTCTGTCAGATAGACTTAAATAACAAAGCCTATGAACAGGTTATACAGCGTGCCACTATTATTATCCAGGCCTATCCTCCTTTGCCTCAGGGATATAAATTTTTGGCCATAGCATATAATCAGCAGGCTAAGCCTGAACAATCGTTAAAAACCTATAAGAGATTGTTGGAAGTTAATCCCAATATCCCCCTTCCATATCAGGAACTGGCTCTATTATATGTCGATCAATTTAAGGACTTGGAACAAGCGATACAGTATGCCAAACTTGCAGTACAAAAATTCCCTAAGGATCCTAAAAGCCACGATGTCCTAGGCTGGGTTTATTATAACCAACAAAAATTTACTGCAGCATTGCGGCACTTCAGCAAAGCGATACAGCAAAACGCCAGTATGCCTGATTATTTCTATCATACGGGGCTGGCAAATCAGAAAATGGGTAATAATAGTGATGCACAATCAGCATTTCAGCATTCTCTTCTACTATCCAAAGGAAAAGCATCACCTGCCTTTGTTAATGAACTTAAAAAGCGAATTCAGCAAACCAGATAA
- a CDS encoding PEP-CTERM sorting domain-containing protein, with amino-acid sequence MKNKHSKFRLLPGITLVCVTSFPSSVLANNFYEFSVYEGSGSEYDVASYGNTIYYGGGTSVYSIDVAVADMSKKDEPRYLADGITANPNYQTRLFSNSQSYNLSGAPSRLRAASVGEMWVDANYIYTGASNESIYAFNKTTGSYVSSASKIYSSGLPYASADWGSPLSFLSYGGGKWWAGGENQSVYSSIDGSNWNFEFNSIPTLGGSHLDGLEWVNGNIWLSDMTSNYMMRWGFGDNPETLATETGWTQWNIFDYTEELGGAAKAVEGMGFGALGHFWAGSGSAIYEVGGGDIGQYTDNTIPEPATLLLLGSGLLGMVAIRRRKFKH; translated from the coding sequence ATGAAAAACAAACATTCAAAATTTCGGCTATTGCCTGGCATTACATTAGTTTGTGTTACGAGTTTCCCCAGTAGCGTGTTAGCAAATAATTTTTATGAATTCTCCGTCTATGAAGGGTCAGGCAGTGAATATGATGTCGCATCGTATGGCAATACAATTTATTATGGTGGTGGAACTTCTGTTTACTCAATCGATGTCGCTGTTGCAGATATGAGTAAGAAAGATGAACCTCGTTATCTTGCTGATGGTATCACTGCAAATCCAAATTATCAGACACGCCTCTTTAGCAATTCCCAGTCATACAACCTGAGTGGCGCACCCAGTCGTTTGAGGGCGGCAAGTGTGGGTGAGATGTGGGTAGATGCAAATTATATTTATACCGGCGCCTCAAATGAAAGCATTTATGCCTTTAATAAAACAACTGGCTCCTATGTGTCATCTGCTTCTAAGATCTACTCAAGCGGTCTTCCCTACGCCAGCGCTGATTGGGGTTCTCCTCTCAGCTTCCTGTCTTATGGCGGTGGAAAATGGTGGGCTGGAGGTGAAAATCAAAGCGTTTATAGTTCCATTGATGGCAGTAACTGGAATTTCGAATTCAATTCTATCCCCACTCTCGGTGGTAGCCATCTTGATGGTCTGGAATGGGTCAATGGCAATATCTGGCTCTCTGATATGACCTCTAACTACATGATGCGTTGGGGCTTTGGTGACAACCCCGAAACACTTGCAACGGAAACAGGTTGGACACAATGGAATATTTTCGATTACACCGAAGAACTTGGAGGCGCGGCTAAAGCAGTAGAAGGTATGGGTTTCGGTGCTCTGGGTCATTTTTGGGCCGGTAGCGGTAGCGCAATTTATGAAGTTGGTGGTGGCGATATTGGCCAGTATACAGATAATACCATCCCAGAACCTGCCACTCTATTGCTACTGGGTAGTGGCTTGCTTGGTATGGTGGCTATTCGCAGAAGAAAGTTTAAGCACTAA
- a CDS encoding transposase yields MDIQWEEKDKIINCRMIVSWNPSANYFQYLTTNLPRDTFSPEHIIEAYRLRWQIELMFKEWKSFANLRTFVTEKEAIVEGLIWASLCAAILKGLLPMLLKRRQALPFQHTKWLNLLVTLWVIL; encoded by the coding sequence ATGGATATTCAATGGGAAGAAAAAGATAAAATAATTAATTGCCGAATGATTGTTAGTTGGAACCCCAGTGCCAATTACTTTCAATATTTAACGACAAATTTGCCACGAGATACATTTTCACCAGAACATATTATTGAAGCGTACCGACTTCGCTGGCAAATTGAGTTGATGTTTAAAGAATGGAAATCATTTGCCAATCTGAGGACATTTGTCACTGAAAAAGAAGCCATTGTTGAGGGGCTGATTTGGGCTTCCTTATGTGCGGCCATTTTAAAAGGTTTATTGCCCATGTTGCTCAAAAGGCGACAGGCGTTGCCATTTCAACACACAAAGTGGCTAAATCTGCTTGTTACTTTATGGGTGATATTATGA
- a CDS encoding alpha/beta hydrolase, with protein sequence MSNYLFFFQINNVIKNGLIYLFFSQLFFCYSAFSQDDLTQPRIIVLPQTDALSSYGECYPGESDKPTILILHGFMLTHNFQTVKRLAESLHDSGYNVLTPTLTLGINKRKQSMSCEAIHTHSLLDDMKEIEQWVQWLTKKSLATKAEKKIIMIGHSAGSSQIISYIHHYPQTPVKYLIFLSMPNFGDSPNSFERKQDLELAESAKNDNEMKVFSLSYCRKYVTTAKNFISYYNLSKKNLFKYLEQSPIDKTLVLGSEDTRVDKEWNKNLSSTGMNVIIIPGANHFFDSEHEFNLFDVVENILMELK encoded by the coding sequence ATGAGTAACTATTTATTTTTTTTTCAAATAAACAATGTTATCAAAAATGGGTTGATTTACCTCTTTTTTAGTCAGTTATTCTTCTGTTATTCTGCGTTTTCTCAGGATGATTTAACACAGCCCCGTATTATTGTTTTACCACAAACTGATGCACTTTCTTCTTATGGTGAATGTTATCCTGGAGAGAGTGATAAACCGACAATACTTATTTTGCACGGATTTATGCTGACTCATAATTTTCAGACCGTCAAACGACTTGCCGAATCATTGCATGATTCCGGTTATAACGTATTAACGCCAACATTAACGCTGGGAATCAACAAACGTAAGCAAAGTATGTCCTGCGAAGCAATTCATACTCATTCACTCCTTGATGATATGAAAGAAATTGAACAGTGGGTACAATGGTTAACAAAAAAAAGCTTAGCAACAAAAGCTGAAAAAAAAATCATAATGATAGGTCATAGCGCAGGCTCTTCACAAATCATTTCTTATATCCATCATTATCCTCAAACACCGGTCAAATATCTTATTTTTCTGTCGATGCCAAATTTCGGAGACAGCCCTAATTCGTTTGAAAGAAAACAAGATCTGGAGTTGGCTGAAAGCGCAAAAAATGATAATGAAATGAAAGTGTTTTCTTTATCATATTGTAGAAAATATGTGACGACGGCTAAAAACTTTATATCATATTATAATTTGTCAAAAAAGAATTTATTTAAATATCTTGAGCAATCGCCTATTGATAAAACCCTTGTTCTGGGTAGTGAAGATACTCGAGTGGATAAGGAATGGAATAAAAATCTAAGCTCTACAGGTATGAATGTTATTATAATTCCAGGGGCAAATCATTTTTTTGATTCTGAACATGAATTTAATCTGTTCGATGTGGTTGAAAACATTCTAATGGAGCTTAAATAA
- a CDS encoding bifunctional diguanylate cyclase/phosphodiesterase, with protein MIKRLSIKHYALGFILLYIIVFISSSYYAYHYINIINERLVSANKDRGETELITAYQALIQQHQNISNKFALWEEVHQQLDNTAFYSYWHSHRLYSSHRLPNYFKEVALYNKQGNILAKLITTTLPEKITSNNLSPYFIIEKNTAYLILTTAIIEQGDEKIIRGYLMTKSQVISSLLSIKQFNFIESESIKEAVNEKSRFPVDQLIEYLHYQLKNNDNIHIYSNILKEAIFRNAMVLIVFALLFYYLISFFLSRPLLKIATYIDKLNKRSESNKILDSDDQFHIDELEKVRHSLVQYQRKLKKVYLNLDVKNKELWDMAHHDALTGIYNRRAFDEHWKHVKDVFFDNRHKIALLLFDINHFKSINDSYGHLVGDKVLKAIAIAIEKSLRKGEKLYRIGGDEFVSIIQIEKIDEALYVAERCNNNIKNIAFNDFKISEPVNVSIGIAHNVGLEQNNINDLLWQADIAVYEAKKPGQSHIIFYSKKIENISNSIFSSKINTLVYDTIESGKGITMFYQPIINLTDNSVAYYETLLRIKKEDEFISPQHIFQLVEARKLECELDIVIFKSIEHDLKMGVISEKTGGSINVSGPSIVSNKIIEKLSQFTPYLARYKIILEITETSLITNINQASDNISQLKKLGFMIALDDFGSGYSSLSYLSSMPVDIVKFDISLIQQVSNKKQYTLINYLANMINEIGYKLVAEGIETEATSKIIKTMKFHYAQGFLYGKPSNKPKKIN; from the coding sequence ATGATAAAGCGTCTATCCATAAAACATTATGCCTTGGGATTTATTCTTTTATATATCATTGTTTTTATCAGCAGCAGTTATTATGCGTATCATTATATCAATATCATTAATGAGCGATTAGTCAGTGCCAATAAAGATCGAGGAGAAACTGAATTAATCACGGCTTATCAGGCACTAATCCAACAACATCAGAATATCAGCAATAAATTTGCTTTGTGGGAGGAAGTGCATCAACAATTAGACAATACTGCCTTTTATTCTTACTGGCATTCTCATCGTTTATATAGTTCACATCGTTTGCCTAATTATTTTAAAGAGGTTGCGCTCTATAATAAACAGGGTAATATTTTGGCAAAACTCATAACAACCACATTGCCTGAAAAAATTACTAGCAATAATTTATCCCCCTATTTTATTATTGAAAAAAACACGGCTTATCTTATACTGACTACTGCTATAATTGAGCAGGGTGATGAAAAAATAATTCGCGGTTATCTCATGACTAAAAGCCAAGTCATAAGTTCATTATTAAGCATAAAACAATTTAATTTTATTGAATCAGAATCGATTAAAGAAGCAGTCAATGAAAAAAGCAGATTCCCAGTTGATCAGCTCATTGAATATTTGCATTATCAGCTTAAAAACAATGACAATATTCATATTTATTCAAATATACTGAAAGAAGCGATTTTTCGCAATGCAATGGTACTCATTGTCTTTGCTCTTTTATTTTATTATTTAATCAGCTTTTTTCTCTCCCGTCCCTTACTTAAAATCGCCACTTATATCGATAAGCTTAACAAACGCTCAGAGAGTAATAAAATATTGGACTCTGATGATCAATTCCATATTGATGAACTGGAAAAAGTGCGTCATTCTCTTGTCCAGTATCAGCGTAAATTAAAGAAAGTTTATCTGAACCTGGATGTAAAAAACAAAGAACTCTGGGATATGGCACATCATGATGCCCTGACAGGTATTTATAATCGGAGGGCATTTGACGAACACTGGAAGCATGTAAAAGATGTGTTTTTCGATAATAGGCATAAAATCGCATTACTTTTATTTGATATAAATCACTTTAAAAGCATTAATGATTCTTATGGTCACCTGGTTGGCGATAAGGTGCTTAAAGCCATAGCCATAGCTATAGAAAAATCACTTAGAAAAGGAGAAAAACTTTATCGTATCGGTGGTGATGAATTTGTCTCTATTATACAAATTGAAAAAATAGATGAAGCACTTTATGTTGCTGAACGATGCAATAATAATATTAAAAATATTGCTTTTAATGACTTCAAAATAAGTGAACCGGTGAATGTCAGTATTGGCATTGCGCATAATGTCGGGCTTGAACAAAACAATATTAATGACTTGCTCTGGCAGGCTGATATCGCTGTTTATGAGGCTAAAAAACCAGGACAATCACATATTATTTTTTACTCAAAAAAGATTGAAAATATTTCTAATAGCATTTTTTCAAGCAAAATTAACACACTGGTTTATGATACAATTGAGTCGGGAAAAGGCATTACTATGTTTTATCAGCCCATTATTAATTTAACAGATAATTCGGTCGCTTATTATGAAACTTTATTGAGGATAAAAAAAGAGGATGAATTTATTTCACCACAACATATTTTTCAATTAGTTGAAGCACGGAAACTAGAATGTGAGCTGGATATTGTTATTTTTAAATCAATAGAACATGATCTGAAAATGGGTGTTATTAGTGAAAAAACAGGGGGTTCAATTAATGTTTCTGGGCCTTCTATTGTCAGCAATAAAATTATAGAAAAGCTCTCTCAGTTTACTCCTTATTTAGCTCGGTATAAAATTATTCTGGAAATTACTGAAACCTCATTAATTACCAATATCAATCAGGCCAGTGATAATATCTCCCAACTAAAAAAACTGGGCTTTATGATTGCTCTGGATGACTTTGGTAGTGGTTATTCATCCCTGAGTTATTTATCATCCATGCCGGTTGATATTGTTAAATTTGATATCTCTTTAATTCAACAAGTAAGCAATAAAAAACAATACACTTTGATTAATTACCTAGCCAACATGATTAATGAGATCGGTTATAAATTGGTAGCAGAAGGCATTGAGACTGAAGCAACCAGCAAGATTATAAAAACCATGAAATTTCATTATGCTCAAGGCTTTTTATATGGCAAGCCTTCGAATAAACCTAAAAAAATTAATTGA
- a CDS encoding lytic murein transglycosylase has protein sequence MKKQITFLFMILLSPIILAQEEELPTQCINRLQTQAKAAGLPASLIMDIIPRLKVLPKVIKSDQSQPEFTQTFSDYLSKRVTNTRIKQGTKLLKKHNKFLNALYRQYGVPGRYLVAFWGLETNFGSYMGKMSTLNSLATLACDKRRSEFFTAEFIQALKLIERESLVPEKMQGSWAGAMGHTQFMPSTYYKYAVDGDGDGKINLWFSEKDALASSANYLHQLGWKSGERWGREISLPKGFPYEKTGLRKARPLKEWRALGAININGVLVPALDIESSILVPSGHRGPIFVAYNNFSIIMRWNNSKSYALAVGLLADRIIGQGPLSRSSNDQKPLSTKTVYSLQKKLNRAGFDAGKPDGVIGSNTQQAIQAFQVSAGLIADGYPGFSTLSKLPDDG, from the coding sequence ATGAAAAAACAGATAACTTTTCTTTTTATGATATTACTCTCACCCATCATCCTGGCTCAGGAAGAGGAGTTGCCTACACAATGTATTAATCGCTTACAGACTCAGGCAAAAGCTGCTGGACTGCCTGCATCTTTAATTATGGACATTATTCCTAGGCTTAAAGTGCTCCCTAAGGTCATTAAGTCTGATCAGTCACAACCGGAGTTTACCCAGACTTTTTCTGATTATCTGAGCAAACGTGTCACCAATACCCGTATTAAACAAGGCACAAAATTATTAAAAAAGCATAATAAGTTTCTAAATGCACTTTATCGTCAATATGGCGTACCGGGTCGCTATCTGGTTGCATTCTGGGGGCTGGAAACTAATTTTGGTTCTTATATGGGTAAAATGTCGACGCTGAATTCTCTGGCAACACTTGCCTGTGATAAACGTCGCTCAGAATTCTTTACAGCCGAGTTTATACAAGCATTAAAATTAATTGAACGTGAATCATTGGTGCCTGAGAAGATGCAAGGTTCATGGGCAGGTGCTATGGGGCATACTCAATTTATGCCATCGACTTATTATAAATATGCAGTGGACGGTGATGGAGACGGTAAGATAAACCTCTGGTTCAGTGAAAAAGATGCACTGGCCAGTAGTGCCAACTATCTTCATCAATTGGGTTGGAAGTCAGGTGAACGTTGGGGGCGTGAAATTAGTCTGCCAAAAGGCTTTCCCTATGAAAAAACGGGTCTAAGGAAGGCGCGGCCATTAAAAGAGTGGAGAGCGTTGGGTGCAATAAATATCAATGGGGTTCTGGTGCCTGCGCTGGATATAGAGTCATCTATTCTGGTGCCTTCGGGTCACAGGGGACCTATTTTTGTTGCCTATAATAATTTTTCTATCATTATGCGTTGGAATAATAGTAAATCGTATGCACTTGCTGTTGGCTTGCTTGCAGATAGAATTATTGGTCAGGGGCCATTAAGCCGGTCATCAAATGATCAAAAACCGCTCAGTACTAAAACAGTTTATTCACTACAGAAAAAGCTCAATAGAGCTGGTTTTGATGCAGGTAAGCCTGATGGCGTTATAGGCTCAAATACCCAGCAGGCTATTCAGGCATTTCAGGTTTCAGCCGGCTTGATTGCTGATGGTTATCCAGGCTTTTCAACTCTTTCAAAACTGCCTGATGATGGATAG
- the cysC gene encoding adenylyl-sulfate kinase, producing MNNDTNVTWHEHRVSREMREKKNNHKGCVIWFTGLSGSGKSTIANTLDHKLHQAGIQTVVLDGDNVRHGLNAGPGMLEDSHGIEFSKRFGLGFSAIDREENIRRIGAVAEIFTQTGAIALTAFISPYRIDRDRVRNTLKKGEFIEVFVDTPIEVCEHRDPKGLYKKARAGEIKGFTGIDDPYEAPVAPEIILLAAEKTPDMLADEIITFLKNKDIISL from the coding sequence ATGAACAATGATACAAATGTTACCTGGCATGAACATAGAGTTTCACGAGAAATGCGTGAAAAGAAAAATAACCACAAGGGTTGTGTTATTTGGTTTACAGGCTTAAGTGGTTCAGGAAAAAGTACTATTGCCAATACACTCGATCATAAGCTTCATCAGGCCGGCATACAGACTGTCGTGCTTGATGGTGATAATGTTCGTCATGGCCTCAATGCTGGCCCAGGCATGCTGGAAGACTCTCATGGAATAGAATTTTCAAAACGTTTTGGACTGGGGTTTTCTGCTATTGACCGAGAAGAAAATATTCGCCGCATAGGCGCAGTGGCTGAAATTTTTACTCAGACGGGTGCCATCGCACTTACTGCCTTCATTAGTCCCTATCGCATTGATCGTGATCGAGTGAGAAATACTTTAAAGAAGGGTGAGTTTATTGAGGTTTTTGTTGATACGCCCATAGAGGTTTGTGAGCATCGTGATCCTAAGGGGCTTTACAAAAAAGCAAGAGCAGGTGAGATAAAAGGCTTTACTGGGATTGATGATCCCTATGAAGCGCCAGTAGCACCTGAAATTATTCTCTTAGCAGCTGAAAAAACACCCGATATGCTTGCGGATGAAATTATTACTTTTTTGAAAAATAAAGATATTATCAGTCTATAG